One genomic segment of Thunnus albacares chromosome 18, fThuAlb1.1, whole genome shotgun sequence includes these proteins:
- the rcl1 gene encoding RNA 3'-terminal phosphate cyclase-like protein — translation MASQGLTYEGCNFFRQRLVLSTLSGKRVKITNIRSKDDNPGLRDFEASFIRLLDKVTNGSRIEINQTGTVLFYQPGLLYGGSVEHDCNLQRSVGYYLEALLMLAPFMKTTLKATLRGVTNDPNDPTVDLLKSTALPLMKKFGIDGASFEVKVVKRGMAPGGGGEVVFTCPVCRTIRPVQLTDPGKIKRIRGMAYSVRVSPQMANRIVESARSILNQFIPDIYIYTDHMKGANSGKSPGFGLTLVAETLNGCFLSAEMSSTPQGQGDPILPEDLGKNCAKLLLEEVHRGGFVDSTNQSLALLLMTLGQQDVSKVLLGPLSPYTIEFLRHIRDFFQIMFKIEVQKPLEDKRKGGDKVLMTCVGVGYSNINKTLK, via the exons atggcAAGTCAGGGGCTCACCTATGAAGGCTGCAATTTCTTCCGACAGCGGCTGGTTTTATCCACACTCAGCGGGAAGCGTGTGAAAATTACAAACATCAGGTCCAAAGACGACAACCCGGGGCTCCGCG attttgaAGCCAGTTTCATCAGACTGCTCGATAAAGTGACAAATGGCTCCAGAATAGAGATAAACCAAACAG GCACGGTGTTGTTTTACCAGCCTGGCTTGTTGTATGGCGGCTCTGTAGAGCATGACTGTAACCTGCAGCGCTCGGTTGGATACTATCTGGAGGCCCTGCTCATGCTGGCTCCGTTCATGAAGACCACTCTGAAGGCCACTCTGAGGGGAGTCACCAACGACCCCAATGACCCGACG GTCGACCTGCTGAAGTCCACAGCGCTCCCTCTGATGAAGAAGTTCGGCATCGATGGAGCGAGCTTTGAAGTCAAG GTGGTGAAGAGAGGAATGGCGCCCGGTGGGGGAGGGGAGGTAGTTTTCACATGTCCCGTCTGCAGGACCATCAGGCCAGTGCAGCTGACTGACCCGGGAAAGATTAAGAGGATCAGAGGAATGGC ATATTCAGTGCGAGTTTCCCCACAGATGGCCAACAGGATCGTGGAGTCAGCCAGGAGCATCCTCAACCAGTTCATTCCAGACATCTACATCTACACCGACCACATGAAAGGAGCCAACTCTGGCAA GTCTCCGGGTTTTGGTCTTACACTGGTGGCAGAGACGCTGAATGGCTGCTTCCTCAGTGCTGAGATGTCATCGACGCCGCAGGGGCAGGGAGACCCTATTTTGCCAGAAGACCTCGGCAAGAACTGTGCCAAGCTGCTTTTGGAGGAGGTGCATCGG GGTGGCTTCGTGGATTCAACCAATCAGAGCCTGGCGCTGCTCTTGATGACCCTTGGCCAACAGGACGTGTCAAAGGTTTTACTTGGACCCCTCTCCCCATACAC GATCGAGTTCCTCAGACACATTAGAGATTTCTTCCAGATCATGTTCAAGATTGAGGTTCAGAAGCCTTTAGAAGACAAACGGAAAGGTGGAGACAAAGTCTTGATGACCTGTGTAGGAGTCGGTTACAGCAACATCAACAAAAcccttaaataa
- the ak3 gene encoding GTP:AMP phosphotransferase AK3, mitochondrial has protein sequence MVLQKIFRAVIMGPPGSGKGTVSARITKSFGLNHLSSGDILRANINAKTELGLLMKSCIDQGQLVPDDVMSRLILSDLRALKQSSWLLDGFPRTVSQAEALDDAYTVDSVINLNVPFQTIKQRLTSRWTHLPSGRVYNIDFNPPKVPGFDDVTGEPLVQRDDDTPETVTRRLKAYENQTEPVLEYYRSKGVLETFSGTETNKIWPHVEAFLHKKLPSVNQRVA, from the exons ATGGTTCTGCAAAAGATTTTCCGTGCTGTCATCATGGGACCTCCCGGGTCGGGGAAGGGGACGGTGTCTGCGCGCATAACCAAAAGTTTTGGGCTGAATCACCTCTCCAGTGGGGATATTTTGAGAGCCAACATCAACGCTAAAACTG AGCTCGGTCTATTGATGAAGTCCTGTATTGATCAGGGTCAGTTGGTACCCGATGACGTCATGTCTCGTCTCATCCTGAGTGACCTGAGAGCGCTGAAGCAGAGCAGCTGGCTGCTCGATG GTTTCCCTCGCACAGTATCCCAGGCAGAGGCTCTGGACGATGCCTACACTGTGGATTCAGTCATCAATCTCAATGTACCTTTCCAGACCATTAAACAGAGACTCACCTCTCGCTGGACTCACCTGCCCAGCGGCAGAGTCTACAACATAGATTTCAACCCACCAAAAGTCCCT GGTTTCGATGATGTGACAGGGGAGCCTCTGGTCCAGCGGGATGATGACACACCAGAGACAGTCACAAGGAGACTGAAGGCCTATGAAAATCAGACAGAGCCTGTCTTAGAGTACTACAG GAGTAAAGGTGTGCTAGAGACCTTCTCCGGGACTGAAACCAACAAGATCTGGCCGCACGTTGAGGCTTTCCTCCACAAAAAACTCCCCTCAGTCAATCAGAGAGTTGCGTAG
- the anxa3b gene encoding annexin A3b, producing the protein MSVWNDLDLLLDSPSSLTVTSNTRGTVKDHANFKAEDDVSALRKAIEGLGTTEKTLIEVLTTRSNAQRQLIAKAYEKATGRTLVADLEGDTHGDFEDLLVALVTPPAVYNCHEVMKAIKGAGTTECTLTEIFASRSNKQIKAMSEAYLAETGRLMIHDLKSEVSGDYGKALLTLAEGKRDESTNVDAAKAKADAKALYEAGEKKWGTDEDMFIDILCHRSIPQLRQTLVEYKNISKKTLQESIESEMSGNLEKLLVAVVKCVKSVPVYLAERLFKSMKGLGTTESTLTRILVSRSEIDLLDIRTEYKKLFGESLYSQLESEVSGSYGDTLKHLCGQDN; encoded by the exons ATGTCTGTTTGG AATGACTTGGACCTGCTGTTAGACTCCCCCTCCTCACTGACTGTGACA TCCAATACAAGAGGAACTGTGAAGGACCATGCAAACTTCAAAGCGGAAGATGATGTGtctgcactaaggaaggcaataGAGGGCCTTG GTACGACAGAAAAGACACTCATTGAGGTGTTGACCACAAGAAGTAACGCTCAGCGTCAGCTTATTGCAAAGGCCTATGAGAAGGCCACAGGAAGG ACATTAGTAGCCGACCTCGAGGGCGATACGCATGGAGACTTCGAGGACTTGTTAGTGGCCTTGGTGACGCCTCCTGCCGTCTACAACTGTCATGAAGTCATGAAAGCCATCAAA GGTGCAGGAACCACGGAATGCACTCTGACTGAGATCTTTGCCTCTAGATCCAACAAGCAGATCAAAGCAATGTCTGAAGCATACCTGGCAG aaactggaagACTGATGATTCATGACCTGAAGTCGGAGGTATCTGGAGATTATGGGAAAGCACTGCTCACCTTGGCTGAG GGGAAGAGAGACGAGAGCACCAATGTAGATGCTGCCAAAGCTAAGGCAGATGCTAAG GCCCTGTATgaagcaggagagaagaagtGGGGAACTGATGAGGACATGTTTATCGACATTCTCTGCCACAGGAGTATTCCCCAGCTTCGACAGA CTCTGGTTGAGTACAAGAATATTAGCAAGAAGACTCTGCAGGAGAGCATTGAGAGTGAGATGTCTGGCAACTTGGAGAAGCTTTTGGTGGCTGTTG TGAAGTGTGTAAAGAGCGTCCCAGTGTACCTTGCAGAGAGGCTTTTCAAGAGCATGAAG GGTTTGGGGACCACAGAGTCCACACTGACCAGGATCCTAGTCAGTCGCTCGGAGATCGATTTGCTGGACATCAGAACCGAGTACAAAAAGCTGTTTGGAGAGTCCCTCTACTCCCAGTTAGAG TCTGAAGTGTCGGGTAGTTATGGTGACACCCTCAAACATCTGTGCGGCCAAGACAACTAA